One window from the genome of Paraneptunicella aestuarii encodes:
- a CDS encoding nucleoside hydrolase: MLTNKRKVIFDHDGGIDDLLSLVLLLTMEDIDLLGVTITPADCFLEDATESTLKILSLFQRKDIKVAKGNLYGVNPFHYDWRAQPKMVNALPTMLATELDTSALTSLSASDFIIQQLQESEDKISILMTGPCSNLVKALETHPELKDKVDEVIWMGGAVDVKGNVAMHNHDGSAEWNVYWDPYAANNLFKMGLTIKLVALDATNCLPIDMPFLKAIAAQRDFPLSELAGQFWAATITSIPSYEYTYHLWDVMATSCLEIDASAIQFEKMELDVSIQEPNQGHTIKSPGNGQWIDVAVSADREKVLDYVLKKFRRGF; this comes from the coding sequence ATGCTGACTAACAAACGTAAAGTCATATTCGATCACGATGGCGGAATCGATGACCTTTTATCGCTAGTATTACTCCTTACCATGGAAGACATTGATTTATTGGGAGTCACCATTACTCCTGCGGACTGTTTTCTTGAAGATGCAACAGAATCCACCTTAAAAATACTCAGCTTATTCCAGCGCAAGGATATCAAAGTCGCGAAAGGCAATTTATATGGAGTAAATCCTTTTCATTACGACTGGCGCGCGCAACCCAAGATGGTCAATGCATTGCCAACAATGCTAGCCACAGAACTGGATACCAGCGCGTTAACTTCACTCTCCGCCTCCGACTTTATCATCCAGCAATTACAGGAAAGCGAAGACAAAATCAGTATCTTAATGACCGGGCCTTGTAGCAATCTAGTCAAAGCGCTGGAAACTCATCCCGAGCTAAAAGATAAGGTTGATGAAGTAATCTGGATGGGCGGCGCAGTTGACGTAAAAGGCAATGTCGCCATGCATAACCATGACGGCAGTGCTGAATGGAATGTTTATTGGGATCCTTACGCCGCCAACAACCTGTTTAAAATGGGGTTAACCATCAAGCTTGTAGCCTTGGATGCCACCAACTGCCTGCCGATTGACATGCCATTTTTAAAAGCCATTGCCGCTCAACGGGATTTTCCTTTATCAGAACTCGCCGGGCAATTCTGGGCTGCAACGATTACCTCTATTCCTTCTTATGAATACACTTATCATTTGTGGGATGTGATGGCGACAAGCTGCCTGGAAATTGACGCCAGCGCCATTCAGTTTGAGAAGATGGAATTGGATGTGTCGATTCAAGAGCCGAATCAGGGACATACGATTAAGTCACCGGGCAATGGGCAGTGGATTGATGTTGCAGTCTCTGCCGACAGGGAAAAAGTGCTGGATTATGTTCTGAAAAAATTCCGACGTGGGTTTTAG
- a CDS encoding TonB-dependent receptor plug domain-containing protein has product MTHKTRFTVAVAAAAVNLALAASAVASPINPAIAANMQKKEEQVEKIEVTGSHIRRTDMEGPSPIASLDETDIANSGVTDLISLFTKLPISGQGTFSTQGNSSDDTANGGSSVSLRGLGADSTLILVNGRRVSVSPFAKGIQTAFVDINNIPLAAIKRVDILKDGASATYGSDAIAGVINIILKDDFEGFEVSAKYGDTADGGGEEQNFSMIWGTSSEKANHTFIMDYYSREEVLYGDRDYSRSANQSALRPNDPDAVDFRSSSGFPGTIELASSPATRIPDTFGNDVCPADQIVGNLCRYDYAPMMTMYPDAERFSFNYMGNYEISDNVKAFAELNGQNSKSTVRGAGSPSFEELFMSGDNVNHPFANDPDHEFHGQDLTMRRRTVDIGNREKRVDSDYYRAIVGFEGAMGDWNYEVAYSYIKSESVERGVDGFANIVRLQEAIDNGTFDPFEPSSNSQEALDYVETTTTRVGKSTNKSFDATISGPIMQMGTNDVMLALGAEYREESISDNPDDQFLRGEIFGTEATRANGRRDSTSVFAEVSLPVMDQLELQLAVRHEDYSDFGTTTDPKIAFLWTPMDNLSVRGSWGTAFRAPSLHQLGLGRTDESPNLVDTVRCAAVGLDCVPREYTAIFEGNPELEPEESTSYNLGVIYEITEDLSFSLDYYNYDIENIIDSDTQFVFTQFGTNSDIVERLPATIAGDPGEARFIHDSFQNIGDLETSGLDLDVNYKLQTSMGDFRFGYVLNYVLDFAEYRPQLNDDGSLSANKRLKTEEGEFEQPEVRWTASMAWSQDDMAASLAANYIGEFDGSEDAGFGDKTVDSMMTVDATFSYMGIENTTLTVGATNLLNEEPPFSHHDFMGYVNTVHSGQGRFLYVQGTYKF; this is encoded by the coding sequence ATGACACACAAAACTCGCTTTACTGTGGCTGTTGCGGCAGCGGCAGTGAATTTAGCTTTAGCTGCATCTGCAGTTGCTTCTCCAATTAATCCTGCTATTGCCGCGAACATGCAGAAAAAAGAAGAGCAGGTAGAAAAAATTGAAGTTACCGGTTCGCACATTCGCCGTACCGATATGGAAGGCCCTTCTCCGATTGCGAGCCTGGATGAAACCGACATCGCTAACTCTGGTGTAACTGACTTAATCAGCCTGTTTACCAAATTGCCAATTTCTGGTCAGGGAACTTTCTCTACTCAAGGTAACAGCAGTGACGACACCGCTAATGGTGGCTCTTCTGTTTCATTGCGTGGTTTGGGCGCTGACTCTACCTTGATTTTGGTTAATGGTCGCCGTGTATCGGTATCCCCTTTCGCTAAAGGTATTCAAACAGCATTCGTTGATATCAACAATATCCCATTGGCTGCTATCAAACGTGTAGACATCTTGAAAGATGGTGCATCTGCAACTTATGGTTCTGATGCGATTGCCGGGGTAATCAACATTATCCTGAAAGACGACTTTGAAGGTTTCGAAGTTTCTGCCAAATATGGTGATACTGCTGACGGTGGTGGTGAAGAGCAAAACTTCAGCATGATTTGGGGAACCAGCAGCGAAAAAGCCAACCACACTTTCATCATGGATTACTATTCACGTGAAGAAGTGTTGTACGGTGATCGTGATTATTCACGTTCTGCTAACCAGTCTGCATTGCGTCCTAACGACCCTGATGCGGTTGACTTCAGAAGTTCGTCAGGTTTCCCTGGCACGATTGAGCTAGCCAGCTCTCCTGCCACTCGTATCCCTGATACATTTGGTAATGACGTTTGTCCAGCGGATCAAATCGTTGGTAACTTGTGCCGTTATGACTATGCACCAATGATGACCATGTACCCAGATGCAGAGCGTTTTAGCTTTAACTACATGGGTAACTATGAAATTTCTGACAACGTTAAGGCTTTCGCTGAATTAAACGGTCAGAACTCTAAATCAACGGTTCGTGGTGCCGGTAGCCCAAGCTTTGAAGAGTTGTTCATGTCGGGTGACAACGTTAATCATCCATTCGCGAATGACCCAGACCACGAATTCCACGGTCAGGACTTGACTATGCGTCGTCGTACAGTCGACATCGGTAACCGTGAAAAGCGTGTTGATAGTGATTACTACCGTGCCATCGTTGGTTTTGAAGGTGCAATGGGCGACTGGAACTACGAAGTGGCTTACAGCTACATCAAGAGTGAATCCGTAGAGCGCGGTGTTGACGGTTTCGCTAACATTGTTCGTTTACAAGAAGCTATCGACAATGGAACTTTCGACCCATTTGAACCTTCTTCAAACTCTCAGGAAGCATTGGATTACGTTGAAACGACAACGACCCGTGTTGGTAAGTCGACTAACAAGTCATTCGACGCGACCATTAGTGGCCCAATCATGCAAATGGGAACAAACGACGTCATGTTGGCGTTGGGTGCCGAGTATCGTGAAGAAAGCATCAGCGATAACCCGGATGACCAATTCTTGCGCGGCGAAATCTTTGGTACAGAAGCGACTCGTGCTAATGGTCGCCGTGACAGCACGTCTGTTTTCGCAGAAGTGTCATTGCCTGTAATGGATCAATTGGAACTACAATTGGCTGTACGTCACGAAGACTATAGCGATTTCGGTACAACCACTGATCCTAAAATTGCATTCTTGTGGACGCCAATGGACAACTTGTCTGTTCGTGGTTCATGGGGTACAGCATTCCGCGCACCTTCTCTACACCAGTTAGGTTTAGGTCGTACCGACGAGTCTCCAAACCTGGTTGATACAGTACGTTGTGCTGCTGTTGGCCTGGATTGTGTGCCTCGTGAATACACCGCTATCTTTGAAGGTAACCCTGAGTTGGAGCCAGAAGAGTCAACCAGTTACAACTTGGGTGTGATTTATGAAATCACTGAAGACCTGAGCTTCTCATTGGATTACTACAACTACGATATCGAGAACATTATCGACTCTGATACTCAGTTCGTATTTACTCAATTCGGTACAAATTCAGACATCGTAGAACGTTTGCCTGCCACAATCGCTGGCGACCCAGGTGAAGCACGATTCATCCACGATTCTTTCCAAAACATCGGTGATTTGGAAACATCTGGTTTGGATTTGGATGTTAACTATAAGCTGCAAACTTCAATGGGTGACTTCCGTTTTGGTTACGTGTTGAACTACGTATTGGATTTTGCTGAGTACAGACCTCAACTGAACGACGATGGTTCACTGAGCGCTAACAAACGCCTGAAAACCGAAGAAGGTGAATTCGAGCAACCAGAAGTGCGTTGGACTGCTTCAATGGCTTGGTCTCAAGACGACATGGCAGCTTCATTGGCGGCTAACTACATTGGTGAGTTTGACGGCAGCGAAGACGCTGGTTTTGGCGACAAAACCGTTGATTCAATGATGACTGTAGACGCAACATTCAGCTACATGGGCATTGAGAATACAACCTTGACAGTTGGTGCGACTAACTTGTTGAACGAAGAACCTCCGTTCAGCCACCATGACTTCATGGGTTACGTCAACACTGTACATAGTGGTCAAGGTCGCTTCTTGTACGTACAAGGTACTTACAAGTTCTAA
- a CDS encoding ATP-binding cassette domain-containing protein, giving the protein MNIGLGSKQTVAYPSESTSASFSSSLLTSLLTDHDDLTSQPHTNLHAQHVWRVWLLIWQQCRQLSATNARMLVLYSALAAVLSMPILLSAYLGVAVDAMQYTLDWSAFIPLSVLCALAVVLGLFAEWQGNRSAARLNSLVCHHLVERVWWRLMSVRSLAYGQFAQSELVSRLTDTTETLQKHQLFVIQQLIRSLFVVAVTIVVLLSHHPVFIVLVAAFVFITCYWPIVIAKTADPAIAEEPRQLARVNGLITSAIGQQLALRFTRGNGVLARCYELLKSLALNQADKWWRWNVSFNTKVTLNLLSHISILGCGGFLYLQGAIELADLVVVYVLSSMVIPRLDNLYKIYNYLQSLRVCYDKLAQLEAVSDSVPIAADEKAESKVEKTEKTEKIQTIESLTLQHLGFCYPEKTEAVFSDLNLTFLRGQSYFIHGRSGSGKTTLGNLIAGLVQRTSGEILLNGQVQQALNHKDYWARLSLHDQSNLVLEQLSVMDNIKLFLRDSQDQNLSAEIELRLQRAIRVLDFESCLYKPVRALSGGEKQRLCFIRSYIKPADIYLFDEVTAAMDRNTETQLMRLILGDSSVDSGANPEQSIPSLCDNAMVIFISHNLHLAERFDHQVDLLQEKGA; this is encoded by the coding sequence ATGAATATCGGTCTTGGCAGTAAGCAGACCGTTGCGTACCCGTCGGAATCAACGTCAGCCTCTTTTTCCTCCTCTTTGCTGACGTCGTTACTGACGGATCATGACGACCTGACATCTCAACCCCATACAAACTTACATGCACAACATGTTTGGCGCGTGTGGTTGTTAATTTGGCAACAATGTCGTCAGTTATCTGCCACCAATGCTCGTATGTTGGTGCTCTACAGTGCCTTGGCTGCCGTGCTTTCCATGCCTATTTTGTTGTCGGCGTATTTGGGCGTTGCGGTTGATGCCATGCAATACACGCTGGATTGGTCGGCCTTTATCCCGCTTAGCGTGCTGTGTGCTTTGGCTGTCGTGCTTGGGTTATTTGCTGAATGGCAGGGAAATCGCAGTGCGGCACGTTTGAACAGTCTGGTTTGCCATCATCTGGTGGAGCGGGTTTGGTGGCGATTAATGTCGGTGCGAAGTCTTGCATACGGGCAATTTGCGCAAAGTGAACTGGTCAGCCGCCTCACCGACACCACGGAAACCTTGCAAAAGCATCAGCTTTTTGTCATCCAGCAATTAATTCGTTCCCTGTTTGTGGTGGCTGTGACTATTGTCGTTCTGCTTAGCCATCATCCTGTGTTTATTGTCTTGGTTGCCGCCTTTGTGTTTATCACTTGCTATTGGCCGATTGTCATCGCCAAAACAGCCGACCCAGCCATTGCTGAAGAACCCCGTCAGTTGGCACGAGTCAATGGTTTGATAACGTCAGCGATTGGGCAACAACTGGCGCTGAGATTCACCCGAGGAAACGGCGTTCTGGCACGTTGTTATGAACTGTTGAAATCCTTGGCGCTCAATCAGGCTGACAAATGGTGGCGCTGGAATGTGTCGTTCAACACCAAGGTAACGCTGAATTTACTCAGCCACATCAGTATTCTCGGATGTGGTGGGTTTCTGTATTTGCAGGGGGCGATTGAACTGGCGGATCTGGTGGTGGTGTATGTGCTTAGTTCCATGGTTATTCCGCGTTTGGACAACCTGTACAAAATCTACAATTACTTGCAATCGCTTCGGGTCTGTTACGACAAGTTGGCTCAGTTAGAGGCTGTTAGCGATTCCGTTCCTATTGCGGCTGATGAGAAAGCCGAGTCCAAAGTAGAAAAAACAGAAAAAACAGAAAAAATACAGACTATTGAATCGCTAACCCTACAACATCTTGGGTTTTGTTATCCGGAAAAAACAGAAGCTGTATTTAGCGATTTGAACCTGACATTCCTGCGTGGGCAATCCTATTTTATTCATGGTCGCAGTGGTAGCGGCAAGACGACATTAGGTAATCTGATTGCAGGATTGGTGCAGCGCACATCGGGTGAGATTCTTCTTAATGGGCAAGTGCAACAAGCGTTAAATCACAAGGATTATTGGGCGCGTTTGTCGTTGCATGACCAGTCTAATCTGGTGCTGGAACAACTGTCGGTGATGGACAATATCAAGCTGTTTTTGCGAGATAGCCAAGATCAAAATCTGTCCGCTGAAATTGAATTGAGATTACAACGAGCCATTCGTGTTCTGGATTTTGAGTCGTGCTTGTACAAGCCTGTTCGTGCCTTATCTGGCGGTGAAAAACAGCGTTTATGTTTTATTCGCAGTTATATTAAACCGGCGGATATTTACCTGTTTGACGAAGTGACGGCGGCGATGGATCGCAATACCGAGACTCAGCTAATGCGTTTGATTTTAGGTGATAGCAGTGTGGATTCTGGTGCCAATCCTGAGCAGAGCATCCCGTCGTTATGCGATAACGCCATGGTGATTTTCATTAGCCACAATCTGCATTTGGCTGAGCGCTTTGATCATCAGGTCGACTTGTTGCAGGAGAAAGGGGCATGA
- a CDS encoding carbohydrate kinase family protein, which yields MKKNHVLIVGGTSLDTIIQLYSPLKQGPQTTWAKSCYKAVGGTGAGKALNLSRLGFEVSLHTCLGNDAEAQAVIDGLTHGNIQLLIERGSQPTEQHTNLMTPEGDRTSIYTHPPENPKEFDMSGVEEAMKRTDIAAISILDYTRPTLALAKQYDKPLWIDLHDYDGKNPYHQEFLDAADVVFLSSDKLPDYRSFMQQQIDDGKLLVVCTHGKQGATALDVTGKFYEQAIIEDYALLDSNGAGDAFFSGYLYAHMQEKSISECMLAGAIVAGMCIESPLLFNESLQGEFVDNAMQAVVRG from the coding sequence GTGAAGAAAAATCATGTATTAATCGTCGGTGGAACGTCCCTCGACACCATTATTCAGCTCTATTCTCCGTTAAAGCAAGGGCCTCAAACAACATGGGCAAAATCCTGTTATAAGGCTGTGGGCGGAACGGGAGCCGGGAAAGCCTTAAACCTGTCTCGTTTGGGATTTGAGGTTTCGCTGCATACCTGCCTGGGTAATGACGCCGAAGCGCAAGCGGTGATAGACGGCCTGACTCATGGCAACATTCAGTTGTTGATTGAGCGAGGTTCTCAACCTACTGAGCAGCATACCAATTTGATGACACCGGAAGGCGATCGTACTTCTATCTACACCCATCCGCCGGAGAATCCCAAAGAGTTCGATATGTCGGGTGTGGAAGAAGCCATGAAGCGTACCGATATTGCGGCTATCAGCATTCTGGATTACACCCGACCTACATTGGCGCTAGCGAAGCAATACGACAAGCCTTTGTGGATAGACTTACATGATTACGACGGCAAGAATCCCTATCATCAGGAATTTCTGGATGCTGCTGATGTGGTGTTTCTGTCTTCTGATAAGTTGCCGGACTATCGCTCTTTCATGCAGCAACAAATTGATGATGGTAAGTTGCTGGTGGTGTGTACTCATGGCAAACAAGGCGCTACAGCGCTGGACGTGACGGGCAAGTTCTATGAGCAAGCCATTATTGAAGATTACGCACTGCTGGATAGTAATGGCGCGGGTGATGCCTTCTTTAGTGGCTATCTCTATGCCCACATGCAGGAAAAATCCATTTCTGAATGCATGTTAGCCGGTGCGATTGTGGCAGGCATGTGTATTGAGTCGCCACTTCTTTTCAATGAATCTTTGCAAGGCGAGTTTGTTGATAACGCCATGCAAGCTGTGGTTCGTGGCTGA
- a CDS encoding carbohydrate binding family 9 domain-containing protein — MMLKIKTLINDYSKPLLLSVILSALSFVPISSTQAQDGNYILDSQSIPSLKGEISIDGKLDETVWQQALSFELNYVTLPYENTAPPVATKAYIFDGGDTLYIGFEAQEPSPENMRANLRDRDNVWDDDLVGIILDTYGTQKLAYHFYVNPLGVQIDAVQSEVNGTESDDWDTIWHSKTHQTETGFTAEFAIPMTSLHFNDGGNEKTWGVELLRWYQREVKYRLSHIKVDRNNSCALCQLQPVNGFKEARKSQKIEINPSLVVSRSEVRDVYSGGDWQSDTDIEFGADVNWHITSDDLLSATFNPDFSQIEIDDAQISVNNDFALYFPEKRRFFLQNQNYFDSFYNLLHTRNIVDPDYGVKFTSRKDQHTIAALIADDNVTSLLIPGNLGSRVTRLNESSQNAALRYRYDYGNDSSLGVTTTLRESDNYHNYVVAFDGNYRFTDSTAVRWHILGSETQYPDYLADQLCHNCSNEASVRARGDEKLTGIAWQVDLSHNARNWWFYAKHIHNGEDVRADLGFEEKVDWQYSILQGALVSYEPRFIWNKQELRFTWSQDTNINNDKLRDNWEIQANLFGDYQSKISTGIGTQSHVGIRYDGTTTDIANNVPDFDLNFAFLFFEFRPAGDVYFSTLLRKGDTIDWANNRRADQFHWQPIISWDASRSLQLKATYTYENLDSADDNLYVVRLTDLRADYQFNSASKLRFSLIYENSSFNADNFVFPISRRYKNLGGQLVYTYRYSAFSALYVGYSANAVENDQLGSLIQNERNAFAKLTLTF, encoded by the coding sequence ATGATGTTAAAAATTAAAACACTGATTAATGACTACTCAAAACCGTTACTTTTATCGGTTATTTTATCTGCATTATCATTTGTGCCAATTTCTTCAACTCAGGCACAAGACGGAAACTATATTTTAGATAGTCAAAGCATCCCAAGCCTTAAAGGTGAAATTTCTATAGATGGAAAATTAGACGAAACGGTCTGGCAGCAAGCCCTTTCATTTGAGCTGAATTACGTCACACTTCCTTATGAAAACACCGCCCCACCAGTAGCAACAAAAGCTTATATTTTTGACGGTGGAGACACTCTATACATAGGCTTTGAAGCGCAAGAACCCTCTCCCGAAAATATGCGTGCCAATTTACGAGACAGAGACAACGTTTGGGACGATGATTTGGTTGGCATTATTCTGGACACCTACGGCACACAAAAGCTGGCTTATCATTTTTATGTTAATCCCCTTGGCGTACAAATAGACGCCGTACAAAGCGAGGTTAACGGAACCGAGTCCGACGATTGGGATACCATTTGGCATTCTAAAACTCACCAAACAGAAACCGGATTCACTGCAGAATTCGCCATTCCTATGACGAGCTTGCATTTTAACGATGGCGGCAATGAAAAAACCTGGGGTGTTGAGCTGTTGCGCTGGTATCAACGCGAAGTGAAATACCGTTTATCGCACATCAAAGTGGATCGCAATAACAGCTGCGCATTATGCCAGTTGCAGCCAGTAAACGGCTTTAAAGAAGCCAGAAAATCACAAAAAATTGAGATCAATCCCTCATTGGTAGTGAGCCGTTCCGAAGTGCGAGATGTGTATTCTGGTGGCGATTGGCAGTCTGATACCGATATTGAATTTGGTGCTGATGTGAACTGGCATATCACCTCTGATGATTTGCTGTCAGCCACCTTCAATCCTGACTTCTCCCAGATTGAGATTGATGACGCACAGATATCCGTGAACAACGATTTTGCTCTGTATTTCCCGGAAAAACGCCGCTTCTTCCTGCAAAACCAGAACTATTTCGACAGCTTTTACAACCTGCTGCACACTCGTAATATTGTTGATCCCGATTACGGCGTGAAGTTCACCAGCAGAAAGGATCAACATACCATTGCGGCCTTGATCGCCGATGATAATGTCACCAGCCTGTTAATCCCGGGCAACCTGGGTTCTCGCGTAACACGCCTTAACGAAAGTAGCCAGAATGCGGCTTTGCGTTATCGCTATGATTACGGCAATGATTCCTCTTTGGGCGTCACTACTACGTTGAGAGAATCGGACAATTATCATAACTATGTGGTCGCCTTTGACGGTAACTACCGTTTTACCGACAGCACCGCCGTAAGATGGCATATCCTGGGCTCAGAAACCCAATATCCTGATTATTTAGCTGACCAGCTATGCCACAACTGCTCCAATGAGGCCAGTGTTCGAGCTCGTGGTGATGAAAAGCTAACAGGCATCGCATGGCAGGTAGATTTATCTCACAACGCTCGTAACTGGTGGTTCTACGCCAAACATATTCATAATGGCGAAGATGTACGTGCCGATTTGGGCTTTGAAGAAAAAGTAGATTGGCAATACTCGATTTTGCAAGGCGCATTAGTGTCCTACGAGCCCCGCTTTATCTGGAACAAGCAAGAACTGCGCTTCACCTGGTCGCAAGACACCAACATCAACAACGACAAACTACGCGATAACTGGGAAATTCAAGCTAACCTGTTCGGTGACTATCAATCCAAGATCAGCACCGGCATTGGCACGCAAAGCCATGTGGGAATACGCTACGACGGTACCACCACCGACATCGCCAATAATGTGCCAGACTTCGACCTGAACTTCGCCTTCCTGTTCTTTGAGTTCCGCCCCGCAGGCGATGTTTACTTTAGTACGCTCTTACGTAAAGGGGACACCATTGACTGGGCGAACAACCGCCGCGCTGACCAATTCCACTGGCAGCCGATTATTTCCTGGGACGCGTCACGCAGCTTGCAGCTAAAAGCCACTTACACTTATGAGAACCTGGATTCGGCAGATGACAACCTTTATGTGGTGCGACTGACCGATTTACGCGCCGATTATCAATTTAACAGCGCCAGCAAATTGCGTTTCTCACTGATTTACGAAAACTCCAGCTTCAATGCCGACAACTTCGTTTTCCCCATCAGCCGTCGCTATAAAAACCTGGGCGGACAACTGGTTTACACCTACCGCTACAGCGCCTTCTCAGCCCTGTACGTTGGTTACTCAGCTAATGCAGTGGAAAACGACCAGCTAGGCAGCCTGATCCAAAACGAACGCAACGCCTTCGCCAAGCTAACCCTGACGTTTTAG
- a CDS encoding HD domain-containing protein: MLNELDNIVEFLRRAEQLKNTLRRAYTSEGRHESTAEHTWRLCLMVLVMEKHYPDIDTLKLMKMCIVHDLGEAISGDIAAVDQVPGQNKSEQERQDLLQLVEPLPHELQNEIMALWDEYEQAESQEAKLAKALDKLETILQHTQGINPPDFNYAFNLEYGKRYTQFDPLTSQLRAILDIDTQRLADENPVD; the protein is encoded by the coding sequence ATGCTAAATGAATTAGACAATATCGTAGAATTTTTACGCCGGGCAGAGCAGTTAAAAAATACCTTACGGCGAGCGTATACATCAGAAGGACGGCACGAAAGCACCGCCGAGCACACTTGGCGTTTATGCTTGATGGTGCTGGTGATGGAGAAGCATTACCCCGATATTGATACGCTTAAATTAATGAAAATGTGTATTGTGCATGATTTGGGCGAAGCGATTAGTGGTGATATTGCCGCAGTTGATCAGGTTCCGGGGCAAAACAAATCAGAGCAAGAACGACAGGATTTATTGCAATTGGTTGAGCCGTTACCTCATGAATTGCAGAATGAGATCATGGCGCTTTGGGATGAGTATGAACAAGCAGAATCCCAGGAAGCAAAGTTAGCAAAAGCATTGGATAAGCTGGAGACTATTTTGCAGCATACCCAAGGCATTAATCCCCCGGATTTTAACTACGCTTTTAACCTTGAATACGGTAAGCGCTACACGCAGTTTGATCCACTGACATCGCAATTAAGAGCAATATTGGACATTGATACCCAGCGTTTGGCAGATGAAAACCCGGTTGATTGA